CCCTCTATTTCTCTTCGTCAGAACGATCTACGGCGGCAAGCTGCCGAGCTCCTACGCCGTACTATCACACCCGTTGACGCATTTTCACCCAAGGACACTCTTTCAACTTCTATTCCTCCTATCAGAGCGTCGCCGATTGTGCCTTCACATTCGGATATCCTTCCTCCTAAACTCGTACCTATCAATCCCCGGCCAGATGGTATCCTCTCTTCACTTGTGCAgcagctttcttctccctatcttcctcctccactgcGTGACCGCCTCACCTCCCTTCGCCCTCCCGTGGCACAGATGCGGCACGGCGAACCCGTGTTGTATGGCCCGGCTGTCCGCGGACCAGATGATGCGTTGTTAGCCAAGGCAAAAGGTAAGcatggggaagaagcttaTCCCGAAGCTTTTCTGCGGAGAACGTGGAACTCTGGGCCGAGAGGTGCGGAAAAGTATGGGAGGCGGGCGTTGCCCACGGGGCGAAGGGTTGTCTGTTCTGGAGAAGGCGAGCCTGTGCCGCGAATGGGCCAAACTTCATTGCCCGAATCCCTGCCTGTGCAGGGCAGCGAGACTAATCAGGACGCGAGAAAGGTGCTGTTAAGGTTGTCAAGCCATGGTCCGACACTTACCTCGGTATCAGATGGCCACAGTCTGAGTCCACGGACTCAGGTTGAGTCGAACGCTGTGAGAGAGGAGACGATGGCAATAGACGCAGGGTCGTCTCCAAAGGTGACAAGTACCGCGGCCGAGGCTCCAGCTGCTATTTATGAGACTGGAGCTGAAACAATAACTGGCATGAAGGTGAATGGAATGGGTCTGGGAGATATTGAGATGCAGTAGCCTTATGTACAATATATTATGTAGCATCATTTGCATCGGACCAAAAGACCTGGCGGACATTCATTGTGTTCCATGCATAATTTAGTAAACGCGACCCCTCATTGCATGCGTGGTGGTCGCGGCATGCACGAAAAATAAatgcatcttcttctctctgaagagagaaaaaaaaaaaaccaacGGTGGGGATCGAACCCACAATCTCCCGCTACCGGCTGATTTTAAAATCATTTAATAGGAAGCGGACGCCGTAACCATTTGGCCACGCCGGCTTAAATAATGCCGGAACTCATTTCCGTTTCCATACATAAACAAATAACTTATCCTGAACGGTGCTGAAACTTGTAGATGTCAACAAAAGCGCGACGCGATACGTAAAGCAATTGACTATTTCTGTGTTCTTGTAACTGTCAACTGTcactttcctttttcattgCATCTTGGACAGTCTTGTCATTATCGATCCAACCATCACCTTACTACAGTCAAACAGCCGAAGGATAATGGATTCGCCACTCCTCCCCACTCTCTCCCGCTCTAATTACTCTGTGGACGAAGACAACAATGGCGACGCCTCACTTTCCCTTGCCGATCTTTCAATCGCTTCTGATGGGCCAGATGGATTGAGCCCTTTGCCGCCGCCTCGACAGCTTGCTCAGCATAGTCAATCTCAGATAAAATCACTGTATGCGCAGGAGTCCGGACATATCGGGGCTATCGGTGGAGCGGGAACTGAGAGTAGTGCCACATTAGGATCGACTTCAACGAGGGAGAACATACCACCCACTGCCATTTCTAATGACATCCAAGGGGATACGGGAACAATTTTTATGGGTAAACCAAGGTTTTCTCTGTTTGCGCCATCTCGTCAAGCgtatgaagatgatgaccGGCAGTCGGtcatggaagaggaaggtgacAAAAGAACCTCAGCTATCGAAGGCAGGGATGATGTGACCATATCGAATGAAGATTacgaaagagaagaagacggagaagaagaggacgaagaacGGGTTCGACCACATGAACATTCCAGACAGCGTGATTCTGACGGGGAGAAGAAACTTCGCGAGAGCCTGTATGAGCTGAGAAAATTCAACGAAGTGTTTGAAGGATTTATCGGATCTTTGGAAGGCGTCAAGGGACACAATGAGGTAAATTCTGCATCTTAATTTTCCTTGATTCTCAAGTACAATATCTGACAGAAGGCGAGCAGAGGCTTGCTGAAAGAGTACAACAAacttccttgctgctggaTGAATATACAGCGATTCTCGGCCAGGCCGAGCATACCCAGCGGTTATTGCTCAATCCTCGCTGGACTGGTAGCTCAGATGTACGTCGTCCTTCTCGTCAACGCTTGTCTAGGGATGCTGACAGAGTCTCTTGTGTGACAGGATGCAGCAGCGATAGCAGCTGAAGAACAAGCTCGTGCAGCCGCCGCTGCTAAGGCCCTTGAGGAAGCTCAAGCCGCTGCTGAAGCTGCTcgagaagcagaagagcAAGCGAGGAAATCTgcagaaagagagagggcTCAAAGTGAACTCCGAACGAGAGGTGGGGGAACGAGGGGTAGAGGTACAGTAAGGGGAAGCGGGTTGGCTAGAGGAAGCAAGTTGGCtagaggaggaagcggattggcaagaggagaaagtgGATTGGCtagaggaggaagcggatTGGCtagaggaggaagcgggTTGActagaggaagaggtgagtgTTTCTCTCTGAGAGACGTAGGTGCAACGGTATTCACGCGTCATCCAGGAGTTGGCACCAGTGTTACTAAGCCCTCAGTGGCTCCTCCAAGACCCGAAAGTGCTACCGCCTCATCTGCGgctcgaagaggaggaagtacAGGTACAACAGGGAAATACTCACATGTGAAGAGCAGCGGGTATGGCCCTCGTCAAACATAAGTATTACATAGAATTACAAAGACCCAGTATAATGCAGCTTATTGGGATACACAAACGTCCCTAACTTGTTCCCCTAATTTACTACCTCTGAACCTCTTTAAACCTTCGATAAgctccttgtcctcttctGTCAACACATCTTCCCGCTTCCTCTTTGATTCTCCGGCGCTTCTACGTTCGGTTCCTTCAGGATGAAGACTTGCTAGCTTGCGTTTCATGACCTTGACAAACTCCTCCCCAGGCTGCTTTTCGGACATCAGTGCAAAGGGAAACATTTCCCCctctctgctcttccttcccggCTCCAACCCCTCTCTTCGTTCCAAACCTTTGATAACAAAGCGTCCTGAAGCATCAACACACGGTTCGCATGCGGGGAAAGTCATGCGAGTGAGGTTGATCAGTTCAACCGGCGTAAGTAACCTGCTTTCCCGTGGTGCTTGTGGCAATGGGTTTGGCTCAGCAGGGAAGGACGCGGGAGAAGGTTCATTCTGATCTGATTCTTCGACAGTGGGTGGttggtcttcttctccctgtGTGTCACCTAAACCAGCGTCTTCAAAGGCTTTGAGTGACTCGGCGTGATTACGCAACTCAGCCTCCTCGTCTGAAAGGCCATGGTGACCATTCAGATGGGCATTACCGTTGCTCGTCCCGGACACTCCCGTGAGCAAGGAGGAAAACCTTGCAGCATAAGAAGTGTAAAGGTCCGTCTGGGTGATATTTGACCCGTTTGTTCCTGGCTGGCTCTGAAAAGAGCTCAACAACCAACTGCCTGCTCGCAGAGGCTCGACTAgtccttccatccctcttTCCCACTCTTCGGGGTCGACTTCCCtatctttccttccctgGGCTTCGTTGTC
The genomic region above belongs to Cryptococcus neoformans var. neoformans JEC21 chromosome 4 sequence and contains:
- a CDS encoding expressed protein — encoded protein: MAHPPAPDAVLHLAALHALAAAGFASTSRAASITLSTAMAHYLRLVAATCVERANLAGRSKVAALDVAEALEALGVRVGELSEWADEQGEVVFDKGPLSGLDEYVQEGLSVEEGIAQLRLVPESDVEHDEELEDDEDDVMDDGGSVKSEQEQIDVKPDLLDMRPQSPDLSWLPSLPDGDDVTAQPTRQLSASLPPVPELSAAPQSIAERYRRAIPYASSQLSQAHPLSPPHQSPPPSVPNSTTSLPSLISTYSAVASDPSISLRQNDLRRQAAELLRRTITPVDAFSPKDTLSTSIPPIRASPIVPSHSDILPPKLVPINPRPDGILSSLVQQLSSPYLPPPLRDRLTSLRPPVAQMRHGEPVLYGPAVRGPDDALLAKAKGKHGEEAYPEAFLRRTWNSGPRGAEKYGRRALPTGRRVVCSGEGEPVPRMGQTSLPESLPVQGSETNQDARKVLLRLSSHGPTLTSVSDGHSLSPRTQVESNAVREETMAIDAGSSPKVTSTAAEAPAAIYETGAETITGMKVNGMGLGDIEMQ